The DNA region CTTTACGCAAAAGGCTGTAGCCAGGTTAATTCGGCAATTATTGGCATCTTAGCAAAAGTTATGAGTTAAAAACTTTCTTTAACTCATAAATCATTCACTCTAGCAACTATATAACCCAACTCTTCCAGCTTTTCTAAAACCTTAGTTGCACTTTGGGTAACACTTTCTTGGTTCGTTTTGCATTCGACTTCCGGGCGGAGTGGTATTTCATAAGGATCATCAATACCAGTGAAGTGCTTAATCTCCCCGGATCTTGCTTTTTTATATAACCCTTTTACGTCTCGTTGTTCACAAACTTCTAATGATGCATTGACGTAAACTTCAATGAAAGATGGAATACTTTGGCGCACTTGTTCCCGAATTTCACGGTATGGTGAAATAGCCGAAACCAATACAATTACATTATTTCTGCTAAGAAGATGAGCTACAAAGCCAATACGCCGAATATTCTCTTCTCGATCTTCTTTACTGAAACCCAATCCTTTGCAGATGTTTTGACGTACCGCATCGCCATCTAGAACTTCAACTCTGTATCCCTGTATCCGCAGTTCCTTCTCCACGAATTTACAGATAGTAGTTTTACCTGCACCACTTAGACCAGTGAACCATACTGTCACGCCATATTCTTGTTGTCTCATCTTACCTGGTTGTATATTTGAGAACTTAAGTTAAAAATGAGATTGTATGATTAATTTGATTATCAGACGTCTGACTACTGCACTATCTACATTCCCTACTATTACCAATTTGCTAGAGTTAATATTACCTCTGACAGGATTAACAATTTTATTATTATTTATAGGATTTCAATCAGAGTTTCTCAAGTTACATATCTTAGAAAAATCTTGGCAAGAAATTGTAAAAATTATTGTGTTTTCCTTTTTTATACCAGGTTTAAGTGAAGAGATAGTTTTTCGCGTTTTGTTTTTGCCTCACCCTACTGAAAACCCCTCACTCAAGACACAAATTATATGGATAATTATCACTTTAGTCGCCTTCATCATATATCACCCATTTCAGGGACTAACCTGGAATCCTGGTGGCTATGAAGTTTTTATAAATCCAAATTTTTTAATTCTGGCAGCTTTGTTAGGAGTTATCTGTACGATCGCTTACTTAATATCTGGCTCTATTTGACTTTCAGTTATCATTCACTGGCTGGCTGTTGTCATTTGGATAGTTTTATTAGACGGATTTGCTAAGTTTAACCCACATTTTGCACTTCATTTTGTATTTAACTTTCTTCTTGGGGATAACCATTTTTCTCACGTTTGAGGCTTTCTTCCAAGGCTTGAATTTGTTCACGACGAGCTTCCAATTCTAAAGAACGCCGCGCTAAGTCTTGGTTTTGCAATGTCAGGGATTGTCGCCAATGTTCTGCTCGTTCGGCTTCGTGCTGCAAAAATTCCGGAGTAATGCCTATGGTGAGGTAGCTTTGTACCAGATGGAGTACCCAGTTGGTGGCATCTTCTAGCCTTTCAATGTCGCCTGTAGAGGAAAGTTCTACTAAAACAAGCAAGTTTTCACTGATAACTTTTCCCTTCCCTAGCAGAATGAAAGCCTCTTCTGGAATTATCGCCCACAAGTTATCAGCTTCTTGACGCGCTAACAAGCGTAACTGGTGCTGGTCTAAAAAATCGTTTTTACGCACCTGGGCTAGATATAGCATGAGGGTCGCTTTGCTCCAATTAAAAATTAAAAATTAAAAATTAAAAAATTTTAATAAAATAATAATTCCCAGAATTGAGATTTGGATCTTGTTAATTGGTAACGGGTAATTGGGAATTATTGACACTCCTATTACCCATTACAGTTATCTTAAGCCACGTGGGCGATCGCTACGACAACCCCTTCAGACGCTCGCGCAAAATTTCAGCTTGCTTCTGTGCTTCTGCTAAGGCATCCCGCGCCCCCTGTACCACATCAGCTCTAGCTCTATCTACGAAACTAGGATTGTTTAATCTGGTACTCAGGGATTGAACTTCTGCTTCAGCTTTACTCAAGCTTTTTTCTAGCTTGGCACGCACAACTTCAATATCTACCACACCGCTTAGAGGAATTAGCACCTGTATTGTACCAATTACACCTGCGTAGACGCTTTGCGGCTTGCCGTCAGGCATCGCATTTTCTGGTTCTTGTGGTTGCTCTAATTCTGTCTGCGGGAAAAATCGGTTCCATAACTTTTGTCTAGCTTGAGCAGTTAGTAAATTTTGGCTAACGAACCAAGCTGTGTAACTAAAACCAACTAATTCAAAGAAAGTCCCGACGATGGGAATGTCATCAATGGCATTTCCCGCAGCTAAACCCACTCTACCAAAGACAATAGCCACAATAATTAAGCCAATTGTCTTCAAACCCCTTTGAGGTTTTTTTGCAGCAACAGTTTGGTTTTCTTGCTTGTCGGTAATAGTTAAAGTCTCAACCTTCGCCAAATCTTTAATGTAATCTTGTCCAGCAGTGAGAATTTCCCGCTCTTTCTGGCTTTCAGTTTGCAAATTCGCTGTCACTTTTACCCCTGGCTTAATATCTGCTTCCGCCCGCAAATTCCGAATTGTGCGGATAGTAGCAATCAGCAATTCAAACTGTTCTTCTAAACCTGAATCAATTAAGTTTGCATCTACCTGGGGATAGATTTGTAATGGTAAAGTTTGCGGGGAATCTGTTGATTGTTGGGTGAGAGTCTGCCAAATTTCTTCGGTAATATGAGGCATGAAGGGATGAAGCAGTTTCATAATCCCTTCTAGTATGTAGCCGAGGGTTTGCTGTGCTACCCGCCGCGATACTGGATCGGCATCTGCTTGCAATCTAGATTTCACTAGTTCAATATATTGATCGCAGAAATCACCCCAGATGAATTCGTACAATCCCTTAGCTGCTTCCCCTAAACCATAATTATCGATGTAATTGGTGGTTTGTTTGATAACTTGATGATACCGCGAGATGATCCAGCGATCGCTCAATTCGGTAGCTACTGGATTTCCCAATTGTTGCGGCGTTTGTCCATCCAAATTCATCATCACAAACCGGGCTGCATTCCACAACTTATTTGCAAAGTTGCGCGATGCCTCAACCGATGCTGATTCATC from Nostoc commune NIES-4072 includes:
- the cysC gene encoding adenylyl-sulfate kinase; translated protein: MRQQEYGVTVWFTGLSGAGKTTICKFVEKELRIQGYRVEVLDGDAVRQNICKGLGFSKEDREENIRRIGFVAHLLSRNNVIVLVSAISPYREIREQVRQSIPSFIEVYVNASLEVCEQRDVKGLYKKARSGEIKHFTGIDDPYEIPLRPEVECKTNQESVTQSATKVLEKLEELGYIVARVNDL
- a CDS encoding CPBP family glutamic-type intramembrane protease, with product MINLIIRRLTTALSTFPTITNLLELILPLTGLTILLLFIGFQSEFLKLHILEKSWQEIVKIIVFSFFIPGLSEEIVFRVLFLPHPTENPSLKTQIIWIIITLVAFIIYHPFQGLTWNPGGYEVFINPNFLILAALLGVICTIAYLISGSI